From one Rosa rugosa chromosome 4, drRosRugo1.1, whole genome shotgun sequence genomic stretch:
- the LOC133743510 gene encoding E3 ubiquitin-protein ligase BOI-like, whose amino-acid sequence MAVQAQYPSNILFLNRNAQEPHDYSLQAQQGLYLDQSHMLFNNGVGGNSTNQRKRGRETSVGTDITPSMIPFSLQQSQPPQLIDLSQLHNHNHNHNHNHNHHPNVVSTGLRLSFGDQQQHQQQLQQHHHNQQQQQQQDCHSSSSLFSVLAEDFASQIKQQRNELDQFLQAQAERLQRTLAEKRQTHYRALLGAAEESISRKLREKDAEVQKATRRNAELEARAAQLSVEAQIWQAKARAQEATAASLQVQVQQAKAMMSAGFQVAGAQDSRRVDDGLTCAENQAEDAESGYIDPERATGSGPSCKACRKGVASVVLLPCRHLCLCTECDQMVQSCPLCLTLRNSSVEVFLC is encoded by the exons ATGGCAGTTCAAGCTCAGTACCCTTCCAATATTCTATTCCTAAACAG AAACGCACAAGAACCGCATGATTATTCATTACAAGCGCAACAAGGATTGTACCTTGATCAATCCCACATGCTATTCAACAATGGTGTAGGAG GGAATAGTACTAATCAGCgcaagagaggaagagaaactTCAGTTGGCACTGATATCACACCTTCAATGATTCCCTTCTCTTTGCAACAGTCCCAACCTCCTCAACTCATCGACCTCTCTCAGCTCcacaatcacaatcacaatcacaatcacaaccacaaccaccaTCCCAATGTCGTCTCCACCGGCCTCCGATTATCTTTTGGAGACCAACAACAACATCAGCAACAATTGCAACAGCATCATcacaatcaacaacaacaacaacaacaggaTTGTCACTCTTCTTCATCTCTGTTCTCTGTTTTGGCAGAGGACTTTGCCTcccaaatcaaacaacagagGAACGAATTAGACCAGTTCCTTCAAGCCCAG GCGGAACGACTACAGCGCACATTAGCAGAGAAGCGGCAGACACACTACCGTGCGCTACTGGGCGCAGCTGAGGAGTCTATTTCCCGTAAATTGAGAGAGAAGGATGCAGAGGTCCAAAAGGCCACGCGCAGGAACGCCGAGTTAGAGGCACGCGCCGCCCAGCTCAGCGTTGAGGCGCAGATATGGCAGGCCAAGGCGCGTGCGCAGGAGGCCACAGCCGCGTCCCTCCAGGTCCAAGTCCAACAGGCCAAGGCCATGATGAGCGCCGGGTTCCAAGTGGCGGGTGCGCAGGATAGCAGGAGAGTCGACGATGGGCTAACATGCGCCGAAAACCAGGCGGAGGATGCCGAGTCAGGGTACATTGACCCGGAACGCGCCACCGGGTCGGGTCCTAGTTGTAAAGCGTGTCGGAAAGGAGTGGCGTCGGTGGTGCTGTTGCCGTGTCGGCACCTATGCCTCTGTACAGAGTGTGACCAAATGGTTCAGTCCTGCCCATTGTGCCTCACCTTGAGAAATTCGAGTGTGGAAGTCTTCCTTTGCTAG